A part of Aegilops tauschii subsp. strangulata cultivar AL8/78 chromosome 2, Aet v6.0, whole genome shotgun sequence genomic DNA contains:
- the LOC109753185 gene encoding putative HVA22-like protein g produces MMSVELLTKFLTVLFGYAMPALECFKAVEQRTGRTDQLRFWCQYWIILVILVIFDEIAGALISRIPMYYEVKLAFLVYLWYPQTRGSDIVYENFVRPLVMQYEPNIEERLRYLRANAGDLIVFYLKNFTDRGYELFLRVLDFAQSQASSGSRTRRFFSFRRDRGERPSFVDDDYVHGSDRRSAARQRRPRGADY; encoded by the exons ATGATGTCTGTCGAGCTGCTGACGAAATTCCTCAC GGTTCTGTTCGGGTATGCCATGCCGGCGTTGGAGTGCTTCAAGGCGGTCGAGCAGCGGACCGGCCGGACCGATCAGCTCCGGTTTTGGTGCCAGTATTG GATCATACTAGTCATCCTGGTCATATTCGATGAAATCGCAGGCGCCCTAATATCGAG GATTCCGATGTACTATGAAGTCAAGCTCGCCTTCCTCGTCTACCTCTGGTACCCACAGACAAGG GGGTCTGACATCGTGTACGAGAACTTCGTGAGGCCGCTGGTGATGCAGTACGAGCCCAACATCGAGGAGAGGCTGCGGTACCTGCGGGCCAACGCCGGCGACCTCATCGTCTTCTACCTCAAGAACTTCACCGACAGGGGATACGAGCTCTTCCTCCGGGTCCTTGACTTCGCTCAGTCGCAGGCGTCCAGTGGCTCAAGGACAAGG AGGTTCTTCTCGTTCCGAAGGGACCGAGGGGAGAGGCCGAGCTTCGTCGACGACGACTACGTCCACGGCAGCGATCGGAGGAGCGCAGCCAGGCAGCGGCGACCCCGCGGTGCTGATTACTAG